A region of the Salvia splendens isolate huo1 chromosome 11, SspV2, whole genome shotgun sequence genome:
AATTTGATCGAAGTAAATGATTTGAAACGACTATTATCTCTGTTTTGTTAATATttagttttaaatatttttaatttttccctTCGATCATAACGTATATATattgtttaaatattttatacaaTTCAAAGACATCTCAATAAAATATATCTTACACTAAAATCTCATTATTCTAAAGATATTAGGTACTAGTACTATCCACATGATTTTATATGTTGATTGATGAGCCAACATTGAAGACTGGATATGATTTAAAATAGAAGAACATATGAATTTTCTTTACTCCATAGCGCTCTAGCCTCTTTTTCCTTTGAAAATTTATTGTGGGTCCACCATCAAAGACCAAAACCATGATTCCCATTGTCTATAAATCAACCAATTTGCAGTTAGATTGTACCACTACACATCTAGATAGTAGTGTATCTTTGAGTGAGTGAGAGAGTATATTGTAGCGTGTGTTTcttgagtgagagagagaagatggCTATGGGAAGAGGCAGTGCGATAGTTATTGCTATGATGCTAGTGGGTATGCTTATGGTGTCTCAAGTGGCCGAAGCCGCCACCTACACGGTGGGTGGCACCGGCGGCTGGACCTTCAACGTCGCCGCTTGGCCCAAAGGCAAGCGCTTTAGGGCCGGCGACACCCTCGGTACGTCAAACTATCCTTTTTAACATTGCATATGAGGTCAAATGTATCAAATTTGAGACTCGAGATGaacttactttttctctcattCAAAAGTCGAACTCGCTAACTTCGTAGTTCAATAGATATTTACATGCTCACACACTCGTCACATCGACACTAGCTAGGGATTTGAACTCCCGACTTATTGGTTGGAGGAGAAGTATCGACTGAGTTGCACATTGTTACTACTAAAGTTTTGTTTAAGTGTAAGTGTTTCTTAAGTCAAAAGCTTTAGATCCGAATTCAACTTAACGCTTTTAAATGACACATGTAACACCCATTACTCGATTATTAACACTCACATTTTTAAaccttttttctaaaaatgcaaaaaattgaTTAAAGGGAAAAGTGTTTTATCAACTGAACTTCGTGTTTTTCAGTGTTCAACTACAACTCGGCCATTCACAACACCGTGCCGGTGGACAGGGCCGGCTACAACAGCTGCGCGGCCCCTTCGACTGCCAAAGCTTTTCAAACTGGGAAAGATCAGATTAAGCTAAAAAAGGGACTGAATTTCTTCATCTGCAGTATTCCTGGCCACTGCCAATCTGGAATGAAGATTGCTGTTAATGCTGTGTGATTTTGTCATACAACGTCAAATTAATCTCCCACTATTTGATGGAGAGGtgttaataaattataatgtaGTGTTTTACTATATAACTAATTATCAACTTTAGTTTTTGAGTTAATTTGAGTGGGGTTACTCTAGTTAGTATTATGTGTATTCCCATGGGATATATGCAAGTTGTTTACTGCTTTTGAATTGTTGTTACCACTACTTTTTGGTGACAATGATTGACAGATATTGCTACGATGCGTGTAAGTTGTCACTTTgcttttgttttcttatttctATATTGTTTTAAATACTATAACGCTTGTTTTGTTGTTATATTGATTTCTTATATTATACAATATTATACGATACACTTCAAATAATATTCTACTCAAAAATAAGTAAAGTACAAAAATATCTCTTCTCTTTGAATCGTTTTTTGAACAATGAAATCCCTAATGCTAAAAAACGTtactttttgttgttgttgcttATACGGTGAACTATATTGTTATGCTAGTTTGGCATTTTTGACTTGATATTATGTACGGAGTAAATTTAAGTCTTTTACTATTTTGTCCGAAGATTGCTGCAGACTAAAGATCGGCTTGTCATAACATTAATTGGCTTGAAATTATCGAAGAATCACTTTGTTACACATGAAAACCTTTCTCCCAAGTAAAAACACTTTACGTTATTTATTCAATCGAACACCATTCATAAAACATATATTATCTCTTATCTGTAGACTAATTAAGTTGTATACTTGAAATAGAAATTAAAAGTGTCGAAATTATGTACTCCTCCATATACTAGCTGATGCTGAatcattattaaaaatttgattAATACTGTCGCTGAAGTTGCTCACAAATACAAATCAACTATTGTGCAATAATGAGTTGAGGATCTTACAAATAAAGTGTTTTAACTATTTCAAGAACCcaacaaacaaattaaaatagttGGATTGGAAATTATGAGAGGTAAAGAATCACTTGATCATATACAATAAGAAAGGAACACTCTATTATTTGCCTTTCAATTCTCTCATGCATTCTTTCACACTCCATTTACCCATAATATATAATCCATTCAAAAATTTGAAGAACACTCATTCACTAAGCTATACATGGCATTGGTCATCAGTCTTGGAACATTTTTTCTCATCATTTTTCTATTCATAACATCCTCATATAAAATTTCGCAGATtatcattctcattctcattctaTGTTGTTGTATCTTGTCTAGTTAGCACCCGCCAttctaaaaaattcaaattttagcCAAAACCTATCTATTTTTCTGCATTCGCCCGTGCTTGCTCTGATACATATTACTACAGAATGCACGAACATCACAATCATCAACAACTGCAACGAGACCATATGGCCCGGGATCCACCCGAGCAACTCTAGCATCGGAGGCTTCGCCCTCCGCCCCAACCAAACCGCCGTCTTCACCCCTCCGCCCGCCTGGCACGGCCGCATATGGGCCCGCACAGCCTGCGACTTCGGCCGCAACGGCACGTGCCAAACGGGCGACTGCGGCCCTAGCCTCTCCGGTGCACCTCCCCGGGCCAACCCCCCGCCTCCATCGCCGAATTCTCCCTCGGCGGCCGCGGGGGCACGGACTACTACGACGTCAGCCTCGTCGACGGCTTCAACCTGCCCGTCCTCGTCATGCCGCTGGCGGGCGGCGGCAAGGGTAACTGCAGCTCGGCCGGGTGCGAGGCCGACCTACGGCCCGACTGCCCGCCCGAACTGGCTCTCAGGCCGGGCGGGCAGGCCGTGAGGTGCCGGAGCGCGTGCAACGCGTTCGACAAGGGTAATTGCATTTGCTCCGTTGCATATACACTTGCTGCCAGGGGCCTTCTCGACGCCGATGGCGTGTTCGCCGACGGATTATTCGAGAAGGTTTAAGGCCGCCTGCCCGGCGGCTTATAGCTTCGCTTATGATGATCCAACAAGCATCGTTACGTGCTCTGCTGCTGATTATATAGTCGCATTTTGATCTTCTAAGTAAGTCTATATATTGTGcaaattaacaaattaatttttcaattaattacaAGCTTTTATGCATTGTGCAATTTCAAATGAGTTTGGTAAATTGGTTCAGAATATTTTGGATTTTGGCAGTTCTGGATTTTCAGATCGATTTGAATTGATCTGATCATCACATGAAAATTCCAAATTCCAAAATTATTTtagtaatattaatattaattgacTTATTTGAATATCTTAATTGTCTAATTGGATATGTTATttgatggagtatatatttttttatttaaggtGAAAAATGAGTTTAAAAGTTTCTCAATTTTCTGTTTTTGGATATTTTAAGCAATTTTCTTTCAGTTCTGATTTAATAATTCGCATTTTAGATAGTTCGATTCCGTTCGTATactttagaaatttaaatttgCAACATACTAAAATAAGTGGGGACAAAATTATTGCAAAAATAAGTATGAGCATAAAATTAGACcttgtttaattaaattgatcaaTTTATGACTGTTGCAAGAACCAAACGGTGTCGTGACAACAAGCGTATATGCAACGGAGCAAATGCAATGTTGAAGATGCAATTGTGGCGACTTCTCGCAATTGTAGCTGGAATTTTTGCACCAATTTTGATGTAATGAAATAAtgaatattgttttttttaatcgaGATTTTGATTTATACATGATTTTTAAATtggttttattattattagagtCGATAATTTACTTCAAATTATAGTGTTATTTGTATTataaaaattagaattttatgtaaatttaatatataacgTTTGTTTTGATTTCAAAAGCTACCCTACCCCATAGAAAACATTGATCGCTTTATTAAAACATAATCTTTATCTAGAACGAGAAATGTAGCAAATTCAAATACTTAATGACATATTTAATTCAACCATAAGAAGATTGAtgaatgaaatttaatttaagcAGCATTAGCAGCAATCTTCATCCCAAATGCGCAGTGTTGAGTAAAGCCACAAATGAAGTAGTTTGAGCCTTTGCCTAGAGTTACTACGTCGTTACCGGAGGCATACGTTTTTGCGTTTCCGGGCACAATGCAAGCATCGTAGCTAGCCTTGTCCACAACCACCACATTGTGGGTACCCGGTGTGTACTTGAAAACTTCAACCAAGTATCAAAGTAGTCATTGTTAGATTTATTTATAGGAATATACATATTGGAGTACTagcaaattttatgaaaaataattatgtaaaatcaaaaaatatgacattaaaaaaaattcaaaggttGTGACAAAATATTGTATTTTTGTCCAAAATTTATAATTCGGTTATAGGGGTATACATACCTAGAGTGTCGCCTGCCTTAAATCTTTTGCTATTTTCCCAGCCGGCGACGTTGAACTTCCAACCCGACGCGTCTCCGACTGTGTAGCTTGTGGCAAACGCCGGGCTGCTGTGAATCAACACACTGAGAAGCACTATTCCGGCAACGATTGAGTTCATTTTTATGAACAATTGTTTGTTATCTTAatgaatactatgaattagtgaGGATTGGGTAATGGCATTTGGGTTTAGGTAGGCCTACTGTTTATGTAGTGCTTGAATTGAGTCATTTTGGgtatcaattttatttgatttttgaaaTTAAACACAATATTTTGTCGATACGCTTCTTTGTAATAATAAAGAAATGTCTAAATACACgtgacaaaaaaaatagttgTGAATTAATCAGcatgaattaattagaatagAGTTTTCGGCAATTTGCATTAATGCTGAGTGCACAAATGTGTAGGAATGGAAAAATCTAATTAATGATTTGTCTGGCAAAGAATAATCAGGTAAAGATATATTAATGAAATATGCCAATGTACTCTATCCcactcataaaaataaataatttttatcattttgggctGTCACATGAAACAACAACttctattttatgaaaaattttcactccaatcattttttctttctatctacaaattgtgcattaaaaattattattttaaaaatagtctATTTTTATAGGATAAATGAAGCATTATATTGGATCAAACTACATATTTACATGCTCTTCGTGAATTTACTTGTGTCATCATATAATAATCCAGAAATTgcaatagaaaagaaaaaagggaGGTTTGTGATGATTTTTCAATCTTTTCTATGTTCCACAGAAAACTAAATGCCACAAGTGAAGATATCCTTCCATATTAGTACACAATATTTTAATAACCACGCATGAGTCAAAATTATTAGGCCTCAAgacttattaaaataaaatatagtacttgATATTATTTAAGTATAATTTAGATTATCGTATCAATTTACACCACGTCAAAGTTGCTATGCTGGATTTCACAAATTAATATTATTCTGGGCATATCGGGCCTTAAACACAATATTTTGCCAATCTAATCTTACAAAGAATAATATGGTGAAGTTATACTACTTCTTGTCATAACAAAAATTTGTCTAACTAAATACATGCTCAAAAAAGTAAGTGGGAATTAATAACCGTGGGGAGTACATACAAGTGGGGTTGGTGAAATCCTTTTTAATTAAGAATAAAGATTttacataatttattttttttcttcttctaataTGTAATGAATTTTACTTAACTTTTCTTTTGTAGGACATCTTTAAGTTATATTCTTTGAAAATCGAGAAAATTACGTGTGTAGTAAAAATTAATGTTGCGAtttctttattttcatattaaaaaCAAGAGTTTAACAATTTGTTATGCATTCTTTTCATTCTAATAGGatgatttaataatattatgatGTATTGGACTGAATAATATGAATAAGAAAAAGTGATAAAAacaatgaaatatattttgtttgtcgTAATTATAATATGAGTATGAGCTTACACTAATAATTCCACCTTCGGATAGCTTACAAGTGTTTAATTAACATGTCGATATTCTGAATTTTTTTCATCGcatcaaattatattaattaaaattcgatTATATATAATACATCCCgtacatttatttttatttgacttAACAGTTTATAGTGGATTAATTATTTCACACGtttttttaacttgaaaaggaaGCTTAGAGCCAAAGTTTAATGTTATTATGTTACCTTTTGATTCCCTTTTGATAAAAAgcttatagtaattttttttatactactcCGGTGCGGATTTCCACAAACATGGCGTGCGGCGGGGTTCTTAACGATGATGATGCAACTCCCGTGCACCCGCTGCCTATGGACCATCCATGCCACCCTCAGTATTAGCTTCGACTTTTGAAGAAAATGGGGTGGTGCCTATTCCCCTGCTATGCATGTGGTGCCACTGAGAAAGGGGACTCTTACATCTGCACCCTCTGTGACTATTGGATACACAAGAGTTGCACGCTCCTCCCACCGTTTGCGGCGTCTTAACGGCTAAGTTGTGTTGCATATGCCACAATCAAAACCATATTTGATGTACTCAGATGGAGGATAAAAGGCtatagagagggagagagtggaCGAGGTGATAATATATTCTACTTCTCCGTCCGTTAGTGCATGTCtcattttaacattttagtCCATTCACCATTacttctcttattttacttttaatatACTCTCTTCTGTTAGTCCACAGCTAGTAATCTACTTTGATTTCAGTAAATTTTTCTCATGTGGTAAATTTTTTCTTGATAGCAAAATGATGCATATCACTACATTTCAAATTAGTAGTATAGTATAGGATAGAGACTAATATTAGTAGataatccaaaataaaaatataaaattgtttattttatgGATGAAAGTAGTAATGATAGAACTTTATATACACCAATACACAATAATGAtaaatcattttataaataaCGAGCTGCGGAGTGTtttattgctaactcaatacttaattgctaactataattaaagagtaaaggccaaaattggtcctgaacatatgcccattttacgattttggtcctaaactttatcttttgaatttttgcatcctgaatattttaactcggatcacaattggtcctacactaacaattccgtcaatttttaaacggttttaacacgattttgaccgattttgatggttttaatAGTCTCAATCGGGTTAAAGCCGTTTAAAAATCGGTCAAAATCAGGttaaaaacttttaaaaattgacggaattgttagtgtaggaccaattgtgatccaaattgaaatgttcaggaccaattgtgatctgagttgaaatgttcaggatgcaaaaattcaaaagataaagtttatgaccaaaatcgtaaaatggacaTATGTTCAGAActaattttggcctttactcataattaaataatagtcattaggTATTCAAATCAAAAGCTTAGATCATCAGCCTCAAAATGTTAATGCAataaaaaaacgtcaataagggtattaaagtcaatttacaacaaattatgtgtaactaacttttgaaaaattatcacataactttaaaacgcatataactttcttgatttaaattatttttcacacaacatatatcaaattaaatataatttcataagaattctaacgagatctcactgaCATATATTCCgctttcaaaatttgaaaaaaatttcaaaaattttcaattttttcgcatagcaacaaatgtcaacataatatataaaatatgtcaatataatacatgtagaatgtcattcttaaagcaatgtgttgatattttcaaaacactatatagacattttcatccaaaactctaatttgatagttttttttttatctttttcgatttaattactaaaaacgaaaattacacgtgATCCTATGACCTTAAATTAGTTATAATTACCAACTAGAGAATGGgttaacaattgatcactccccaaTAACGATCTTATGGCATCTAacagattgtataatgaaaaaCCAATAAAACCTTTTGTACTACTCCatgatttaaataaatttaaattcttTTATATTAAAGATGAAATTTTTGTACTATGATCATGTAATTATTCCATAGatcataaaaaattataatctgAAGTTTAAATTGATTATCGAATCGAATCTCTCAAGTTGAATCCACAATTTATCCATCACAAAAGTAGAATTACAGATAAGGAGTTGAAAAAGAAGAGCATATGGATTGAGTGAGTGCGTTTAATGGCATGGAGATGGAGAGAGCATTTGTTCGTcccccacttctctctctcctcaGAGACACCGAATCTAGACAATTCCATCCACTCTAGAGAGATCAAAATTGAATCATTAGTTAGAGTGAGAATAGCTCGGAACCGATGCTGTGCTGGGAATGGGGAAGGCCGGTGATCAGCAACTGCCAATTGTGCAGCCGCAGCCGCAGCCGCAGCCGCAGCAGCCACGTGGCAGTTCTAGAACCTTCCTCTGCCATAGATGTGCGGCGGGAGCTTCCAGGCTCGTCAACTTCAAATGCGCCCTAGTTTTGATGCTCAGCCTCGCCGCTTTCCTTTCTGCTGCTTTCTGGTTTATTCCTTCTCGATATAGGCATCCTGGATTTGATGCAAAAGCCTCCGTCAAGCTCAGTGGTGAATTGGATTTCTACATGTTTTGATTTGGGGGTTTAGGAAGTATTTGGTCTGGAATTAGGTTTTTTATGTTATGAGGTTGATTGAATTTTTTGTGCTTGCTTGCTCGCTCGAAACCCCTTATTGATTTAGTACTTCTTCTACTTATATTGCTTGTGATTGGTCTTGTGCTTGGACTTAAAATTgaattgttatctgaaaatATGCTGGGAATGACTATTGCTTATTTTACTTGAATATGCTTATAGTTCATACTGGAATAAGTTGACTATTGCTCAGTGAAGCTCGTGATTATTGATAGAGTTGGAAAGCATAGCATGGAATCATTCTTTCATCGTGTAATATAGTTTTCACCTCTGCAAACGAAGTATATATACCGCTGGTATGGCAAGATTGTAGCAGTGAGTTCTTGCATTTCGTTTGGGCTGTTGAACAAAATGGTTATGATGTGTGAGTTGAATGACGTATGTGTCTTTAATCCAACTGATTCTGTATAGATAGCTTTGATTTAGGTCTTTATTGGAATGTAGTTACTTGCAGATTGAAGACAGCGATGCTCTTTATGCTCTTACATGAAATTGCTGATCTGCAGCTCTTGAAACTTGTTCTGCTATCCCAGCCTTAAGATCCGATCCTCCTTGAGGCAGGAGAAATGTTCCTCTGATGCCCTGATAATCTGATTGGCGTACTGTTGCCAATTTTACGCCCTCCTTGAGaattttctttcttctctttaATTTACTATAATTGGTAGCCTAGAATCGGACCATTCGGTTTTCTATCAGACTATCAGTTGCTCTATTTGAATAGTCTAGAACAGCTTATTAATAATGTTGTTGCAGTATCATCCTTTAAGCTGCGAAGGCTGCAGTAACATTTAGAAAAAAAGTAGTTGCTATAACAGGAGTTTGTTCTTACCATTGTTATAATGTTACGTCACATAATTCGTGTTTTGATTTCCTTGAATCTTTTAATGATTTATTATCATAGTTCTAAGTAGCAAGACTCTACATAGAAGAAAATGGTTGTTTATTATTGATGGTTCTGTTTAAAATCTCCACTCCTTATCTGACTAATGGTTCTTGCTCTTATTTTCAGCAACGGTTCAATCATATTTCCAGCTTCAAAAGCCGATTTCTGAACTTATACCATATATCTCAAGACTAGAATATGATGTCAATGAGGAAATTGGTGTCCTTTCCTTGAAGGTTTGGCTTCAATCTTCTACTTCATACAGTTCTTGCTTTTTCATCCATCAAATTCAAAGGGAGAATTGTTTGATATAATCACTTATTTTTTATCATAGGTTGCTGTTCTGTCCATACACCAGGCAGACTTATCTAACTCAACTGATGTGGTGTTTGGCTTCCTTCCTGATCCAATTAATACTACAACAAATCCTGTGGCCTTGAGTGTGTTGAAACCATCCCTGATTGATCTGTTTCTTCAACGATACAATTTGACATTAACCTCAACAATTTTCGGAGAATCTTATTCATTTGAGATTCTAAAATTTCCTGGTGGAGTTACTATAATTCCAGAGAATAATCCATTGCTGTCTTTGCCTTTAGTCAATTTCACTCTCAATAGCTCAATTTATGACATAAAAGGAAATCTTCCAGAGTTGAAAAAACAACTAAAACTGGGATTGCACCTGATGCCCAATGAGGTAAAATTAAATTCTAGTACTTTAAATACCATTATAATTGTATGTCAGCAGTTCAAATTGTCAAAGTTGATTTCCTTAGCTCAAATCCTGGAACTTGTTACATAACATTGTTGTATTAATCTGCATTAGGAGATGAGAGATTCAACCTTTTTTGATCTGGTCTACCTACTAGTACTATTGTTACTGCAACTGCCATTTTTCTCAATTCAGTTTCATTCTATTTCTTTGTAGAGTCTTCAATTGATAtgttttccatttccatttccatttccatttccacttccatttccatttatagttATAGCTTTTGAAATAGAGCCTTTGGTCTCATCTAATTGAGTCTTAATTTGGTTTATACATTTGCTCCTGACTTGATACTGATGGAATCTTTCTTGATGCAGATGGTGTACATACAAGCAACAAATGAACATGGGTCAACAAAAGATTCGCCAGTGATGGTTGAAGCTTTAGTTGCATCTGACATTCCTATACAGCCAGAGAGATTAAGACAGCTAGCTCAGACAATTACTGGGTCACCTACTAAAGAAAACCTTGGGCTTGATCATTCTGTTTTTGGAAGAGTCAAGGAAATAAGCTTGTCATCATTTCTAAATCATTCCCTTTTCCCTCCAGCACCAACACCTAAACTGACTCCTACACCTTCTTCATCTCCACCACCATCACCAGAAAGCGCTTATCATACCAGACCATCTATGGCGCCATCTTATTCTCCTGCTATTTCACCCGACTCACGCCATGCTCCACCACCTTGCCCTACATGTTATGCCTATGAACCTTCACCCTGTCCACATAATGCTACTCAACCTTCTTTATCTCCGAATTCTGATTCTCCCACACCCTTAGGCTGTCAGCATTGTGGTTCTGATGATTCACCAAGCCCTTCTCCAACTTCTCGTCTTGACCAAATTTCACCAAACTCGTCTCCTCGTGCCACCAGAAAATCATCTGAAGCAGTATCAACACCCCAGACCTCACCAGCCAGTTCTCCGCTAGCTGGTATTCCACATGGCTATCAAAGTCCAGACAATAGGAGTGGAAAACATTTGGGGTCACCACTTCTTGTTTCGGCGACTTATACTTAATTCACGTAAGTGCCAAAACAACAATATCTGTTATTCCCCTCAGCCTCAAAGTTTCATACTTATTTCTTCACCTTGTTGCCTGCTCGTATAATGTCATCAAAAATAGTATTCCCCCTATCCACAAAATATAGTCTCATCTAGTTTAATGGTCAATTAGTAAAacatgagagaaaaaaagtgagtaaagtaggaaagagagataaaaagtgGTGAGAAAGTTTCCTTAAATAGAATCAAGACTAATTTTATTGGAcggatcaaaatgaaaaaatatgagattattttttgtagACGGAGAGCATATCTTAAATAAAACAAGCTATGGCAAGGGGGAGGGATTATAGGTTTTTGAATAACCCTATGTCCCTATCACAGCAGACACTAGTTTCAAATCAATTTCTTATGTTGTCTATGGAATCCTATCCCAATAACTAGCACTAACCATTCCTAGAAAACCATGCTACGAGCACTAGGATATTTTCTCTCTACAAAAACATAAGTTATTTAGGAGATATTTCTTATGTCTAAGTTTTT
Encoded here:
- the LOC121755634 gene encoding zinc finger protein jing homolog, whose translation is MGKAGDQQLPIVQPQPQPQPQQPRGSSRTFLCHRCAAGASRLVNFKCALVLMLSLAAFLSAAFWFIPSRYRHPGFDAKASVKLSATVQSYFQLQKPISELIPYISRLEYDVNEEIGVLSLKVAVLSIHQADLSNSTDVVFGFLPDPINTTTNPVALSVLKPSLIDLFLQRYNLTLTSTIFGESYSFEILKFPGGVTIIPENNPLLSLPLVNFTLNSSIYDIKGNLPELKKQLKLGLHLMPNEMVYIQATNEHGSTKDSPVMVEALVASDIPIQPERLRQLAQTITGSPTKENLGLDHSVFGRVKEISLSSFLNHSLFPPAPTPKLTPTPSSSPPPSPESAYHTRPSMAPSYSPAISPDSRHAPPPCPTCYAYEPSPCPHNATQPSLSPNSDSPTPLGCQHCGSDDSPSPSPTSRLDQISPNSSPRATRKSSEAVSTPQTSPASSPLAGIPHGYQSPDNRSGKHLGSPLLVSATYT
- the LOC121754863 gene encoding basic blue protein-like; amino-acid sequence: MNSIVAGIVLLSVLIHSSPAFATSYTVGDASGWKFNVAGWENSKRFKAGDTLVFKYTPGTHNVVVVDKASYDACIVPGNAKTYASGNDVVTLGKGSNYFICGFTQHCAFGMKIAANAA
- the LOC121755086 gene encoding basic blue protein-like gives rise to the protein MAMGRGSAIVIAMMLVGMLMVSQVAEAATYTVGGTGGWTFNVAAWPKGKRFRAGDTLVFNYNSAIHNTVPVDRAGYNSCAAPSTAKAFQTGKDQIKLKKGLNFFICSIPGHCQSGMKIAVNAV